A region from the Anaeromyxobacter diazotrophicus genome encodes:
- a CDS encoding class I SAM-dependent methyltransferase: MRGLEQIPWLYDAGMALADRRWLARWRDWLAGGARGRVLELGCGTGRNLPRYPPGAALVAVDPHPQNLARARRRAPGVPLVQARAEALPFRDGAFESVVAALVLCSVDDPPRALAEVRRVLAPGGALRAVEHVRARGWQARLQDAVQPAWTHVSGGCRPNRDTEAAVEAAGFRLEQEGRRTRGLFRRFSAVKRGP, from the coding sequence ATGCGCGGCCTGGAGCAGATCCCCTGGCTGTACGACGCCGGCATGGCGCTCGCCGATCGGCGCTGGCTGGCGCGCTGGCGCGACTGGCTCGCCGGCGGCGCGCGCGGGCGGGTGCTCGAGCTCGGCTGCGGGACCGGGCGCAACCTGCCGCGGTACCCGCCCGGCGCGGCGCTCGTGGCGGTGGACCCCCACCCGCAGAACCTGGCCCGCGCCCGGCGGCGCGCCCCCGGCGTGCCGCTCGTCCAGGCGCGCGCCGAGGCCCTGCCCTTCCGCGACGGCGCCTTCGAGTCCGTGGTGGCCGCGCTCGTGCTGTGCAGCGTGGACGACCCGCCCCGCGCGCTGGCCGAGGTCCGCCGGGTGCTCGCGCCCGGCGGCGCGCTGCGCGCGGTGGAGCACGTCCGCGCGCGCGGCTGGCAGGCGCGGCTGCAGGACGCGGTCCAGCCCGCCTGGACGCACGTGAGCGGCGGCTGCCGCCCGAACCGCGACACGGAGGCGGCGGTGGAGGCGGCCGGCTTCCGGCTCGAGCAGGAGGGCCGGCGCACCCGGGGGCTGTTCCGGCGCTTCAGCGCGGTGAAGCGGGGGCCCTGA